Genomic segment of Mucilaginibacter sabulilitoris:
AAAATTTTACGATTGTTAAGTTGCTTTGCCTTGTTATGTCTTTTTGTGCTGCCTGCTATGGCGCAAAATAAAACAGTTACAGGTAAAGTAACAGACTTAGAAACCGGCTTACCGCTACCAAGTGTAACCGTTTCTGTTAAAGGATCAACTATCGGTACCAATACCGATGCTAATGGCAATTTTAAACTCTCTGTTCCAGGGTCGGTTAATACCCTGGTAGTTTCTTTTATTGGCTATAAACGCCAGGAAGTAGGGGTTACAGATGGTGCAGTTTTAAGTATAAAGCTGGAAACGGATCAGAAAACGCTGAAGGAAGTGGTTGTGGTAAGCGTTGGCTACGGAACCCTTGATAAAAAGGAGGTTTCCAGCGCTATTTCACACGTATCTTCCAAAGATCTGCTTTCCGTTGGCAGTAATAGCCCCTTAATGTCTTTACAGGGTAAGGTGCCTGGGCTTACAATTTCCAATACTGCCGCTGCCGATCCAAATTCGACCCCCACCGTTCAGTTGCGAGGGGTTTCATCCCGTAATGCAGGTTTGGGGCCTTTGTATGTTATTAATGGTGTGCCTGGCGGTAATATCGATAACATCAATCAAAACGATATTGAATCAATTGATGTGCTGAAAGGTGGCGCGGCTTCGGCCATTTATGGTACCCGGGGCAGTAACGGTGTTATTATTATTACTACAAAAAAGGGAACATCCCAATCGCGTTTATTTTATGATGGCTATACCAGTTTTGATTATATCACCAATAAACTACAGGTGCTTTCAAAAGATGATTTCATCAAAAATAGGGTTGATAATAAACAGGGCCAGGATTATGGAGGGAATACCGATTGGTTAAAGTCGGTCAGTAATTCACCCTCATTTGGTCAAAAACACACGCTTCAGTTTTCAGGAGGCTCGGGTAAAACCAACTTTTTTGCATCAGCCGATTACAGGAATGCCGACGGGATTGATCTCCGGGCCAATAAAAAAGAATATGGTGCCCGGGTTAATGTGAATCATACCTCGGCAGATAATATTTTTTCTGTAAGCCTGAATGTTGCCCCGCGGTATGCAAATACCAATACTGCCGATTATAGTGGGTTTAATAATGCATTAACGCTTAACCCCACGCTGCCTATCTACAATAGCACAGGACAGTACAACTTTATAAATACCGGTTTTTTTTCCAATAACCCGGTAGAAAATGCCAAAATGATCCAGGCACAACAAGAGATCAAAGAACTGGACATGAATGGTACTTTTAAAGTGAATATTTTAAAAAACTTAAATACTGCTGTTACCGTTTCGGAAGTAAGTTCTTCATTTAAAAACCTCAACTTCAGTCCCTCCACGCTTAGTACCATTTTACATTCAAACCCTGTTAACAAAACAAATTATGCTTCGCAGGAGCAAGTTGAAAATGATGTAAAGAACGTGGAATGGACGGGTAACTATTTTGCAACTTTTGGTAAGCATGACATCAAGCTACTGGCCGGATATTCATACGCATTATATGATTATCAACAGTTTAAGGCCAGTAATTATGACTTCCCATTCGACTCTTTTCTGTGGAATAACCTGGGTTCAGGAGCGTATAATGGTGGTGATAAAGGTAATGGGCAAAATGCCGTTGGTTCAACCAGGAACGGCTCTACGCTGATAGCTTTTTTTGGCAGGGTAAACTATGTTTATGATAACAAATATATTGTAACTGCCAGTTTAAGGCGCGAGGGTTCATCAAAATTCGGTCCCAATAATAAATGGGGAAATTTCCCGGCTGCATCGGCTGCCTGGAGAATTTCTGATGAAGAGTTTTTGAAAAATAAAATATCATGGCTTAATGACCTCAAGTTAAGGGCAGATTATGGAGTAACCGGTAACCAAGATTTCGGAAGCTACCAATCGTTGCTTTTATATGGAGGATACGGTTACTTCCCGTTTGATGGCACCACTTACCAGGTATTTGGACCGTCGCAGAATATCAACCCCAATTTAAGATGGGAAAAAGCCATCAACTTTAATGTGGGGCTTGATTTTGAGCTGTTTAACAGCCGGCTCTCGGGATCTTTGAATTATTATATCCGTACCAATAAAGATTTGTTGGGTAGCTATAACGTGCCTGTGCCGCCAAACCCTCAGTCACAAACCTATGCAAACGTAGGTACTTTAAAAAACTCAGGTATCGAAATACAATTGAACGCGAGTGCCGTAAATGGCCCGAAATTTAAATATGACATTTCTTTCGCTGCTGCACTCAATAATAATAAGTTTGTTTCGTTCTCCAATGATATTTATAAAGGTGCCCCATACCTGGATATAATAGGATTACCAGCGCCTGGCAGCCCCGGTAACATTCAACGTATTCAGGAAGGCGAAAGGATAGGGGAATTCTACGGTCTTAAATCTGCCGGGGTTGATGATAAGGGAACACTGTTGGTTTATAAAAAAGACGGAAGTATAGTAACTGCCAATAATGCCAGTAATGATGATAAGCAATTTATAGGCAACGGCCTGCCCAAATGGACCGCTTCTCTGGGCAATACCTTTAGCTATGAAAACTGGGATCTGGGTATATTTCTCCGCGGCAATTTTGGCTATAAAATTTTCAATATGCCCGCTTTTTATTTAGGTACACCAGCTACTCAGGCTGATATCAATGTGCTTACCTCGGCATATAACAGCAGCAGTAAATATTCTAAACTTACCAATCCTTCCACAGCTTCCATCGCATCTGATTATTTTCTTGAACCGGGTTCGTTTGTGAAAATTGATAACGTCTCATTAGGATATTCGCACCAGATTGCATCCAAGTACATCCATCGTTTCAGAGTATACGCCACGGGCAGAAACCTGCACACCTTCACTAAATATACCGGCGGCGATCCCGACCTCATATCTGTGAACGGATTAAGGCCCGGTATAAATACAAATTCTGATGGAAACGGCACGTTGAATTATTATCCATCTACTCTTCAACTGCTGTTAGGTGTTCAGGTAACTTTTTAACCTTTAATTTTTGTAAAGATGAAACGCATAAAAAAACTAAGATATATAAGCGCGGGAACAATGCTCCTTGTACTGTTAGTGGCAGGCAGTTGCACCAAGCTTGATGAGAAAGTATATGATAAAGTTGCAGTGGATCAGTTCCTGACCCGCAGAGACGATGTGATACGTGATTTTTTAAGGCCCTTTGAACATGCGTATTGGAGCATACAGGGTAATGATATTTATGCAGCCAGCGAAGATTGCACCGATGAGCTTGCTACGGTAAACCGGCAAGGCGACTGGCAGGACGGTGGATATTACCAGCGTATGCATTATCATACCTGGACCATTAACGATGGGTTTACAAGTGGCGCATGGACAGCCTTTTACCAGGGTATTGTACTCGCCACCAATTCCCTGCAGGATATGGAGGGCATAAAAGATCCGGCAAAATTAAATATAACACCAACTGAATTAGCCGATTTTAAAGCCGAATTAAAAACACTGCGTGCCTGGTTTAATTTAAGAGCGCTTGATTTTTACAGAAATATCGAGATTATTACCGATGTGAAAAGTTCAACACAGGGTAATAAGCAGGTACCCCCACAGGAAGCTTTTAACTTCATAGAATCGGAATTAAAGGCGGCCATTCCTGATTTGCCAACACGTGAGAGCCTGGGCGATCAGGGCATTGGAAGATGGACTAAAGCCGGTGCTGCCGCATTGCTGGTACGTTTATATCTAAATTCAAAAGTATACACGGGCGTTGATAAGTTTGCCGAATGCGCTGCAGTTTGTCAGGACATTATTAATGGAAAGTATGGGGCCTATGCATTAGATACCCGCTGGGACGCGCCTTTCGATTATACCAATAGTACCGTGGCTTCCGAAACCATATATGGTTTCCCGGGTAGCTTGTCACGTACACACTGGCAGTACGATGGCGGGATGTTCTTTTTCGCCATGACCTATGACGCGGCACCCCTCTATTGCGGATTTACCGATTTTGGCCAGGCCAATCCAAAATACGCATTGCAGCCGGGCAGGGATGTAGATAGTGTAGAGTATAGCTTTCAATTGGGAAAACCTTTTGTGAAATTTCAAAAATACCCGGACGACTATCGCCTGAAGTTGTATAAAAATCTGGGAAACAGCAAAAGAGAAGGTATGTTCCTGTTCGGATATCTGCCCTATCAGCACAGCGTTAATGGAAAAACGGTGACCGATACTGTAAAGGGAAATAAAGGTGATTATCCTTTGTTTATCCGTGATCAGGTGGGTATGTTCCTGGACACCAAACCCGGGAAAAAAATAGCCGATAAGGAATCTGACATGAACCATGCAGATCATAATTCAGGGGTGTTCTTTTTAAAATACCCGCTTTACCCAACGCCCGATCCTAACAGGATAACTTCGGCTTATGCAGAAATCAGGTTATCTGAAATCTATTATTCACTTGCGGAGTGTAAATACAGGTCGGGCGACAAATCCGGCGCTGCGGTATTGTTAAATGCGGTAAGGAAACGTAATTACCCTGCAAACTCTCCAAGTTTATATAAAAGCGACGGAAGCCAGTTAACTGATCAGGAAATGCTTGACGAGTGGGGGCGTGAGTTTTTGGGAGAAAACCGCCGTCGTACCGATCTGATACGCTGGGGCGTGTTTAGCACAGGCACCTGGTGGGATAAAAAACCAGATGGCGATAAGCACACCGAAATATTTCCTATTGGTAAAGATATTTTGGGTGTGAACCCTCAACTGGTGCAAAATCCGGGATATTGAGCGCCATGAACGATTTGCGCAGCAAATCGGTGCTGTTTGAATGATGAGGACAGGCCCCTCGGTATCGGCTTACAGGAGCAGGTACCAAACCGCTGCTAAGTTGCTCTGGTAAAGAGCCAGGGTGGGAAGCGTTAGCAGAGAAGGCAGTATTAAGCTGTCAGGTAAGTATAAAGAAGACGAATGCAAATGAACTGCCGAAGAGACGTCGAAAGGATTAGATGATGTCAAAAGTAAAGTACAGTATCACTTTATTATCAGCAGGGAGGACGACCTGTTTACCGTCCCTGCGGCATCCGGCGTATAGGCAGCGTGAGCTTTATACAGGCATTCAAGCGGAACTTGGGAACCTGTCGGAACGATGTGAAGAGAAAAGGTCAAGCGGAAGAACCCGTAAGTCCGAAACTATCGATGCGTACCACAGGGGCAGAGCCGCCCGTAGTAGTGATGATAGCCTTGGAAACTTGGCAAGAGCGAAGGGGTGGCATTATCAGGCGCTGTACATTAATAGAAACTGTTCAAAGGGCAACCTACAGGAGGTATAAGACATGTATAGGCCAAAACCATATTGTATTTCGAAAAAGTCGGTGCAGGAAGCTTACTTGAAGATCAAAACCAACAAAGGGGCATCTGGTGTAGACCAGATGAGTATGGAAGCATTTGACCAACAGCCACAGAAACATCTGTATAAGCTATGGAACCAAATGAGTTCAGGCAGCTATATGCCCCCTGCGATTAAACTGGTGGAGATACCCAAGAAAGATGGCGGTAAAAGGCCATTAGGTATACCTACCATAACCGACCGTATCGGACAAGCGGTGGTAGCCGGGATGTTGGGAAAGGTGGTCGACAACCTTTTCCATGATGATTCCTACGGCTACCGGCCTAAGAAATCTGCGTTGCAGGCAGTTGCCAAAACCCGTGAAAGGTGTTGGGAATATCACTGGCTGCTGGACGTAGATATCAAAGGGTTCTTCGGTGCGCCGGGCTAAGTTCGGCATTTTCAGCAGGTGAGATTCCTGTCTCAGCAAGGGCTAAGCCTGCCCACTGAGAATCGAGCCTTGAGTGCGTTAGGTAACGAAGCGTGCTAAGCGTAGGCAGAGCGATGACCGGGCCACAACGCAAGTGAAGCTATTGAGCCTCGTTATTAGAGAACCGGAGGCCGACAGGCTCGAAGAACCTGGAAGGCAAAAGTAGGCACTCGCAGAAGGCGAGAGTGTTGGAGACTCCGGCGGGGTCTTAGGGCGTGGCACGGCAGAAACGGAAATGACGGAAACCCGGGAGATCCATACCAGTCCTTGTCGGGAAGATAAGGTACACCGGACTAAAGGAGCTCCGAAGAAAGGTGGAGGCTGATATGGAAGTCGGACCTGTTCATAGTATTCTGAGCGCAGGAAAGCTGCGTACACGGGGAAGGGACAGGCAGGAATGTAACACAGTAAAGGGACACATGAACCTTACAAATTATGGAAACATGAACACAGAGAAGGAGAACGCATGAAAACGCAACTGAGCAGTGTAGCCGTGAAGGCAAAATTAGACAAGAGGACGGTGTTCACCTCTTTGGCGCATCTTTTAACACCAACTTTCTTAAAGGAAACATGGAAGAAGATGAACAAGAAAGGAGCGCCGGGAATCGACAAGGAAACAATGGCAGCTTTTGCAGAAAAGCTGGAAGAAAGAGTACAAGAAATGCACGAACAATTACGAGCAGGTAAGTATTATGCGCCACCAGTACGCCGGGTAGAAATACCCAAAGATGGAGCCAAAACGAGATTGTTGGGTATACCCACCGTTTCCGACCGGTTGCTGCAAGCTGCTGTAGCAAGGATACTGAATGCCGTGTTCGAGCCTGTCTTTCTGAACTCATCATGGGGTTACAGGCCAAAGCGAGATGCACATGGCGCGATAGGCGCATTACGAAGCCACATTATTGCAGGCAAGGTAATGCAAGTCTATGAAGCAGATATACGTGCCTACTTTGACAGGGTAAATCATGATTGGTTAAGACAATTTCTAAAGCAGAAAATTGCAGACCCGGTAATACTCCGATTGGTTGACAAATGGCTCCGGGCGGGAATAATGTCCGACGGGCTGAAAATCAGTAAAGAAGACGGAGTACCACAGGGTGGCCCGGTATCGTGCATACTGGCAAATGTATATCTGCATTACGTACTCGACCTATGGTTTGAAAAGAAGTTAAAAGCTTCTTGTAACGGCGAAGCACACCTGGTGCGTTACGTGGACGATTTTGTGGCTTGTTTCCAATATGAAAGAGACGCGATTCGCTTTGGCAAGGAACTGAAGGAACGCTTCCAGGAGTTTCATCTGGAACTGGCAGAAGAAAAGACAAGGTCAATGCCATTCGGGCGGTTCGCCAGAGAACGGGGCAAAAGCTTTAACCAACCTGTTGGAAAGTTCGACTTTCTTGGCTTCGCTCACATCTGTGGGACAGACCATGAAGGTAAGTTCGTTCTAATTCGAAAACCCAGACAGAAAAGCTGTCGAAAGTTCCTTGACAGGGTAAAGGAATGGTTGAAACGACATCCACACTATGATGTGTGGGATCAGCAGAGGCAAATACTGTCGATGTTGAGAGGTTTCTATCAATACTACGCCTTAACACATTGTGTGGAGAAATTGAACCTGATAAGGCTCTATGTGAGAAGGTGTTGGCGCTTTGCTATCAGACGCAAAAGCCAGCGCACTCGCTCGCAATGGGGATATCTGGACAATAAAAAGTGGTTTGAAATGCCCTATCCACAATTGTTACACGCTAATATCTAATTATGCAAAGAATGGACAAACATCCTGAAGAGCCCGTTGCGGGAAATCTGCACGGCGGGTTCTGTGGGGGAAGCAAGGGAGTAATCTGTGCTTCTACCCGACACAACATCCCGCATGATCTGCTCATGCTGTCTGTTGAGAAACATGCAGCGGACGAATGGATGGTAGTATACATCAAAAGATGGCTGGTAGCACCCTTGCAACTGGAAGATGGAACGATAGTGCAAAGGACGAAAGGCGTGCCGCAAGGCTCGGTGATCGGTCCCATACTATCAAACCTTTACCTGCATTACGCAATGGATATGTGGCTGATGAACAACTATCCCGACTTAGCTTTCGAGCGGTATGCGGATGATGGAGTCATTCATTGCAGGCGAGAAGAACAAGCTATCCGCTTAAAGGAACTACTGGCTAAGCGACTGAAGGATTGCGGACTGGAGATGCACGAAGACAAAACAAAGATCGTCTACTGCAAAGACAGCAACCGTACCAACAAAAGCCCCAAAGTAGTAACGTTCGACTTCCTTGGTTACACGTTCAAGCCGCGAC
This window contains:
- a CDS encoding RagB/SusD family nutrient uptake outer membrane protein, giving the protein MKRIKKLRYISAGTMLLVLLVAGSCTKLDEKVYDKVAVDQFLTRRDDVIRDFLRPFEHAYWSIQGNDIYAASEDCTDELATVNRQGDWQDGGYYQRMHYHTWTINDGFTSGAWTAFYQGIVLATNSLQDMEGIKDPAKLNITPTELADFKAELKTLRAWFNLRALDFYRNIEIITDVKSSTQGNKQVPPQEAFNFIESELKAAIPDLPTRESLGDQGIGRWTKAGAAALLVRLYLNSKVYTGVDKFAECAAVCQDIINGKYGAYALDTRWDAPFDYTNSTVASETIYGFPGSLSRTHWQYDGGMFFFAMTYDAAPLYCGFTDFGQANPKYALQPGRDVDSVEYSFQLGKPFVKFQKYPDDYRLKLYKNLGNSKREGMFLFGYLPYQHSVNGKTVTDTVKGNKGDYPLFIRDQVGMFLDTKPGKKIADKESDMNHADHNSGVFFLKYPLYPTPDPNRITSAYAEIRLSEIYYSLAECKYRSGDKSGAAVLLNAVRKRNYPANSPSLYKSDGSQLTDQEMLDEWGREFLGENRRRTDLIRWGVFSTGTWWDKKPDGDKHTEIFPIGKDILGVNPQLVQNPGY
- a CDS encoding SusC/RagA family TonB-linked outer membrane protein, which translates into the protein MQVKILRLLSCFALLCLFVLPAMAQNKTVTGKVTDLETGLPLPSVTVSVKGSTIGTNTDANGNFKLSVPGSVNTLVVSFIGYKRQEVGVTDGAVLSIKLETDQKTLKEVVVVSVGYGTLDKKEVSSAISHVSSKDLLSVGSNSPLMSLQGKVPGLTISNTAAADPNSTPTVQLRGVSSRNAGLGPLYVINGVPGGNIDNINQNDIESIDVLKGGAASAIYGTRGSNGVIIITTKKGTSQSRLFYDGYTSFDYITNKLQVLSKDDFIKNRVDNKQGQDYGGNTDWLKSVSNSPSFGQKHTLQFSGGSGKTNFFASADYRNADGIDLRANKKEYGARVNVNHTSADNIFSVSLNVAPRYANTNTADYSGFNNALTLNPTLPIYNSTGQYNFINTGFFSNNPVENAKMIQAQQEIKELDMNGTFKVNILKNLNTAVTVSEVSSSFKNLNFSPSTLSTILHSNPVNKTNYASQEQVENDVKNVEWTGNYFATFGKHDIKLLAGYSYALYDYQQFKASNYDFPFDSFLWNNLGSGAYNGGDKGNGQNAVGSTRNGSTLIAFFGRVNYVYDNKYIVTASLRREGSSKFGPNNKWGNFPAASAAWRISDEEFLKNKISWLNDLKLRADYGVTGNQDFGSYQSLLLYGGYGYFPFDGTTYQVFGPSQNINPNLRWEKAINFNVGLDFELFNSRLSGSLNYYIRTNKDLLGSYNVPVPPNPQSQTYANVGTLKNSGIEIQLNASAVNGPKFKYDISFAAALNNNKFVSFSNDIYKGAPYLDIIGLPAPGSPGNIQRIQEGERIGEFYGLKSAGVDDKGTLLVYKKDGSIVTANNASNDDKQFIGNGLPKWTASLGNTFSYENWDLGIFLRGNFGYKIFNMPAFYLGTPATQADINVLTSAYNSSSKYSKLTNPSTASIASDYFLEPGSFVKIDNVSLGYSHQIASKYIHRFRVYATGRNLHTFTKYTGGDPDLISVNGLRPGINTNSDGNGTLNYYPSTLQLLLGVQVTF
- a CDS encoding reverse transcriptase domain-containing protein, with the protein product MYRPKPYCISKKSVQEAYLKIKTNKGASGVDQMSMEAFDQQPQKHLYKLWNQMSSGSYMPPAIKLVEIPKKDGGKRPLGIPTITDRIGQAVVAGMLGKVVDNLFHDDSYGYRPKKSALQAVAKTRERCWEYHWLLDVDIKGFFGAPG
- a CDS encoding reverse transcriptase domain-containing protein, whose translation is MQRMDKHPEEPVAGNLHGGFCGGSKGVICASTRHNIPHDLLMLSVEKHAADEWMVVYIKRWLVAPLQLEDGTIVQRTKGVPQGSVIGPILSNLYLHYAMDMWLMNNYPDLAFERYADDGVIHCRREEQAIRLKELLAKRLKDCGLEMHEDKTKIVYCKDSNRTNKSPKVVTFDFLGYTFKPRQAQNSQRKEDFTNFLPGVSTKAMTAMNEKLNNMPILRIPGIEVEAVAKAINPVLQGWINYYGKFYATRLRDFMRTINAKIANWAIRKYKKLRTSVTRGMKWVSSLYRRKPNLFAHWAFGAKPLMELR
- the ltrA gene encoding group II intron reverse transcriptase/maturase yields the protein MKTQLSSVAVKAKLDKRTVFTSLAHLLTPTFLKETWKKMNKKGAPGIDKETMAAFAEKLEERVQEMHEQLRAGKYYAPPVRRVEIPKDGAKTRLLGIPTVSDRLLQAAVARILNAVFEPVFLNSSWGYRPKRDAHGAIGALRSHIIAGKVMQVYEADIRAYFDRVNHDWLRQFLKQKIADPVILRLVDKWLRAGIMSDGLKISKEDGVPQGGPVSCILANVYLHYVLDLWFEKKLKASCNGEAHLVRYVDDFVACFQYERDAIRFGKELKERFQEFHLELAEEKTRSMPFGRFARERGKSFNQPVGKFDFLGFAHICGTDHEGKFVLIRKPRQKSCRKFLDRVKEWLKRHPHYDVWDQQRQILSMLRGFYQYYALTHCVEKLNLIRLYVRRCWRFAIRRKSQRTRSQWGYLDNKKWFEMPYPQLLHANI